The DNA segment CGCCCTGGCGACGCCGCGGCGTCCCGAGCCGAGGCAACTCGTCCCGGCGCAATCGGTCTCGATCGGCGGAGCGCAATGCGCGATCTCCAGCGTCGAGGGGCCGAGCGGATGGCACATGCTCGGACGCACGCCGGTTCGCGGCTTCATGCCGCAAAGAGAGCCCGTCTTCCTGTACGAGCCCGGCGACGCGATTCGATTCGAGCGCATCGCCGCCGATGAATGGCCAGCGCTCGATCAGCGCGCCGCCGCCGGCGAACCGGTCGCCGTGAGCGAGCCGTGATGGGCGCGCTTCTGATAACGGCCTGCGGCCCGGCGATCTCGATCCAGGATCGCGGGCGCCTCGGATTCCAGCGTTTCGGCGTCTCGCCGGCGGGCGCGATCGATCCGCTTTCGCTGGCCGTAGCCAATGTGCTGGTCGGCAACCCAGCCGATTCCGCCGCGGTCGAGCTGGGGGTGGGCGTCACGCGCTTCGTCGCCGAGGGCAGCCTGCTCATCGCGCTCGCCGGCCCCGATTGCCAGCTCGAGGTCGAAGGCAGGCGGATCCCCCAGCTGTCGAGCGTCGAGGTCCGCGACGGCGAGACCGTCATCGCCCGCGCCGGCGCCCGCGCCGTCTATGCCTATCTGGCGGTCCGGGGCGGCGTCGCCGGTCCGCGCGAGATGGGCAGCCGCTCCCAGCACCGCCGCTCCGCCATCGGCGGCCCGGCGCTCGGGCCAGGCTCTGCTGTTCGGGGCGGCGACGACACGGACGGCACGCCGAAGCGGCTCATCGGCAATCCGTTCGACGACCCAGGGCCGATCCGCATCCTGGCCGGTCCGCAGGACGATTATTTCGACCCGTCCATGATCGCCCGGCTCTGTCGCGGCGACTATCGCATCGGCGCCCTGCGCGACCGGATGGGGTTGCAGCTGGACGGGCCGCCCCTGCAGCACCGCCATGGCTACAACATCGTTTCCGATGGCATCGTCGAGGGCGCGATCCAGGTCCCCGGCAACGGCCGGCCGATCGTGCTGCTCCGGGACCGGCAGACGACCGGCGGCTACCCCAAGATCGCGACCATCATCAGCGCCGATATCGGGCGTTTCGCCCAGTTGCCGTCCGGAACCGCCGTCCGGCTGCGCCTCGTCACCCTGGACGAGGCGATAGAGGCCGCGCGCGCCATGAAAAGCCTGATCGACGGGCTGGACGGCAAGCTCGCGCCGCTCGAGGCCGGCCTGAGCAGCGAACTGCTCCTGAGCCTGAACCTGATCGACGGCGTGACCAGCGCCGAAGCTCCGGCGAGCTGACCTTCGGCCCATGACGACGTTTTCACCCGAAGGCCCGGCCACGATTTGCGCGCATCCCGCCAAAACCCCATGCAAACCACCCCCAACTGAGGACGATCATGGCTCTGCTCGATGAAACCGCGAAGGGTGTCTACGTCATCGCGGTGACGCCCTTTACCGAAACCGGGGCGCTCGATCTCGATAGCACCGACCGGATGGTCGATTTCTATCTGGAGAAGGGCGCGACCGGGCTCACGGTCCTCGGCATGATGGGCGAAGCGCCGAAGCTGACGGCCGATGAATCCCGCATCTTCGTGCGCCGCGTGCTGGCGCGGGTGCAGGGCCGCATCCCGGTCGTCGCCGGTGTCTCCTCCGCCGGCTTCGCGGCGATGCGCGAGCTCAGCGAGCGCGTGATGGACGACGGCGCCGCCGGCGTGATGGTCGCACCGCCCTCCAATCTGCGGACCGACGACCAGATCGTCTCCTATTACGCCATGGTCGCCGAGACGCTCGGGCCGAAGACGCCCTTCGTCCTGCAGGATTTCCCGCTCGTCACCCAGGTGCAGATCACTCCGGCCACGATCCTGAGGATCGTCGCCGCCCATCCCGCTTGCGTCATGCTCAAGCATGAGGACTGGCCGGGCCTCGCCAAGATTTCCGCCCTGCGCGCGGCGAGCGACCAGGGCAGCCGCCGCATCTCGATCCTCGTCGGCAATGGCGGGCTGTTCCTGCCGGAGGAGATGTCGCGCGGGGCGGACGGCGCCATGACGGGCTTCGCCTATCCCGAGATGATGGTCGATGTCTGGAAGGCGCATGCCGCCGGCGAGGTCGAGCGGGCGCAGGACCTCTTCGACGCCTATCTGCCTCTGGCGCGCTACGAGCAGCAGCCGGGGCTGGGCCTTTCCATCCGCAAATACACGCTGGCGAAGCGCGGCGCGATCGCCTCGGCCACCCTGCGCAAGCCGGGTGGGGCCTTGTCGAAGCTGGACGTCGCCGATATCGAGCGGCTCGTCGCGCGGCAGGAGCGGCGCCTGAAGGAGCTCGGCTGACGGCTATGGAACCGGTTCACAGGGAGCTCGTTCATATCGGCGTGCCGATCCCGGCATGATCTGAAGGGACCCGCGATGCCGCCTCGCTCCGATACGTCACGCGATGGGTCCCTGGCGGATTTCGCGGCCGAGAACGACGAGGCCCCCGATACGGATCCGCTCTGCGGCGACGAAGCCGGCTATCCGGGGCTGGTTCGGACAGCCAGCAAGGGCGCGAGCCTGCGGAATTTCAACCTCAATCTCCTGCCCATTCTCGAAGCCCTGCTGGCTGAGCAGAACCTGTCGCGGGCCGCGCAGAAGCTGGGCATGTCGCAATCGGCGGTGAGCCATGCCCTGGCCAAGCTGCGCTCGCAATTCCAGGACCCGCTCTTCGTGCGGTCGCGCTACGGGATCGAGCCGACCGCCAAGGCGCTCAGGCTGCGCGCCCCGGTCGCCTCGGCGCTCGGCGTCATCCGGCGGGAGATCGTCTCGCCCGAACACGCCGGGGAGACCGCGATCGGCCCGCGCTTCCAATGCGGCGTGACCGAGCCCCTCGACGAAGGCCCCGCCCTGGTCTCGGCGACGATGGAGGCCCTCAGGGAGATCTCCGCCGAGACGGCGCTGACCTTCCGCGCCGTCGGCGGCAGCGACTGGAAGAAGATGCTCCGGCTGCGCTACCTCGACATCGTCTTCGACGCGAAGCCGGCCCCGGATTCCGACCTCGAATCGGAGTTCGTCAAGGATCGCCACTACAACTGCTATG comes from the Bosea sp. (in: a-proteobacteria) genome and includes:
- a CDS encoding LysR family transcriptional regulator, with product MPPRSDTSRDGSLADFAAENDEAPDTDPLCGDEAGYPGLVRTASKGASLRNFNLNLLPILEALLAEQNLSRAAQKLGMSQSAVSHALAKLRSQFQDPLFVRSRYGIEPTAKALRLRAPVASALGVIRREIVSPEHAGETAIGPRFQCGVTEPLDEGPALVSATMEALREISAETALTFRAVGGSDWKKMLRLRYLDIVFDAKPAPDSDLESEFVKDRHYNCYVRSDSAIAAADFTIDRYLKMSHVILDTPTADSRSTLRQALAARNGSRTIGARVHTHFHAALVASQSDHVGTGYREDIALYARNLPLRVLDCPVPAEPSPLFMTWLRTRTNETAHKRIRQRLTQLYRQEGLPEARDTRQAPPASR
- a CDS encoding biotin-dependent carboxyltransferase family protein; this translates as MGALLITACGPAISIQDRGRLGFQRFGVSPAGAIDPLSLAVANVLVGNPADSAAVELGVGVTRFVAEGSLLIALAGPDCQLEVEGRRIPQLSSVEVRDGETVIARAGARAVYAYLAVRGGVAGPREMGSRSQHRRSAIGGPALGPGSAVRGGDDTDGTPKRLIGNPFDDPGPIRILAGPQDDYFDPSMIARLCRGDYRIGALRDRMGLQLDGPPLQHRHGYNIVSDGIVEGAIQVPGNGRPIVLLRDRQTTGGYPKIATIISADIGRFAQLPSGTAVRLRLVTLDEAIEAARAMKSLIDGLDGKLAPLEAGLSSELLLSLNLIDGVTSAEAPAS
- a CDS encoding dihydrodipicolinate synthase family protein; protein product: MALLDETAKGVYVIAVTPFTETGALDLDSTDRMVDFYLEKGATGLTVLGMMGEAPKLTADESRIFVRRVLARVQGRIPVVAGVSSAGFAAMRELSERVMDDGAAGVMVAPPSNLRTDDQIVSYYAMVAETLGPKTPFVLQDFPLVTQVQITPATILRIVAAHPACVMLKHEDWPGLAKISALRAASDQGSRRISILVGNGGLFLPEEMSRGADGAMTGFAYPEMMVDVWKAHAAGEVERAQDLFDAYLPLARYEQQPGLGLSIRKYTLAKRGAIASATLRKPGGALSKLDVADIERLVARQERRLKELG